The genomic interval ACAGCGCTATCTACCAAAGCACACAAACTAACGCAGCAGCAGCAACTTGAAAAAGCCCAATTGCAGCAGTTATCGCTTGCCAGTCACACCAACTCAGCACCCGCTAAGTCACTTATCGTAGCGCCAATCATAGCGCAAAAAGATGATGACCACCCTTATCAGCCGACAGTTTCTGCTTCAGTATCAGCTTATGCTGAGACAAACGCACGCCCAAATAATTCACAACTAAGTCGCTCACGCAAACGCGACAAAGCCTATTTATCGGCAGCGAGTGTACCTGCCAAACGTGCGCGACGTACCCCTAGCTCAAACTGGTCGATTTTGGAGCAACGTCAGCAAGCGGATATCGCAACATCCGCTAGTGATTTGCGTGGCGAACCTGTCAGCCTTAGCAGTGAAAATAACAGCGTTACCGACACTCATACAGTGACTAAGACCGTCAATGATTCGCCACAAAATGAATCAGCGGTTGAAAATATCACGGCAAATGTCATGGTACAGCCAAAGCCAAAGCGTGCGCCACGGACGCGTAAAAAAGCAGTTACTGATAGCAAAGTCTCAGCAGAAGCAGTGACTAAGGACGAGGCACCGGCAAAACGCACTCGCAAACGCGCGGTCAAAATCGACGGTCATCAGCCATGATTACGTGCTATATCGGTCTGGGTGGCAATATCGCAAACGCGCTTGGTACGCCAAAGCAGCATATTGCCAATGCTATTGCGGCGTTTTACGCATCGCCGCACTTTGCCAATGTTACAGCATCATCACTGTATCAATCCAAAGCCTTTGGGGTCACCGACCAGCCCGATTTTTTTAATGCCGTGGTAAAAGTTGATACCGATTTGGCACCCTTAGCCCTGTTGGATTTTTGCCAAAGTTTGGAGAGCGCTGCCAAGCGCACGCGCTTGCGTCACTGGGGTGAGCGTAGTTTGGATGTCGATGTGCTGTTGTATAGCGATGACACAATCAATAATGCGCGTTTAGTAGTGCCACATGAGGGCTTATTTGCGCGTAATTTTGTGCTGATTCCGATGTTGGAGCTTGACCCAACCCTTATGGTAAATGGGCAAAAATTGGCAGATTTACCGACCAGTCAACAGTGGCAGGGCTTGGAAAAATTAACCGTGCTTTAACTCATATCAGTTAACATAGATTTTTATAAAAATTAACAAATTATTGGTGCTATGGATTTGAAATCGCAAAAAATTAAACCATTGATAAAGTAACGTTTTTTGTTTTTCCTATTTCTTGTATTTGCCTGTTTCTTTTGCCCTTGCTTCTTTCACCCTTGATTCTTTTAACCTTGCTTTTTAAAGGAAACCGCATGAGCTACGTTAGCAACCTAGAATCTAACCCTAATTTAACAACTGATTCAACATCTGCCGCAGCGACGACCAAAGCTAAATTACCTGTGACTTTGTCCACCTTAAATAAACTCAAAGCCAATGGCGAGACGTTCTCGTGCTTGACCTGTTATGACGCAAGTTTTGCAGCAGCCATGCAAGTTGCAGCGATTGATACGATTTTGATTGGCGATAGCCTTGGCATGGTGGTGCAAGGACAAACCTCAACCTTGCCTGTCACAATCGCAGACATGGTATATCATACCCAAAACGTGGCTCGTGCCAACAGTCATGCACTGATTTTATGTGATTTACCTTTTATGAGTGTCGCCACGCTTGAGCGCGCACTCGATGCCAGTACTGCTGTCATGCAAGCAGGCGCGCATGTGGTCAAAATCGAAGGGGGTGCCGAGCTTGCCGAAATCGTGTCAGTGCTTGCCAACAACGGCGTGCCGACCTGTGTGCATCTAGGCTTGACGCCGCAATCAGTGAATGTGTTTGGTGGCTACAAAGTACAAGGCAAAACCGATGCTCAAGCAGAAAAACTCATGGCTGACTGTCAAGCAGTGGTAGAAGCGGGCGCCGCCATTTTACTACTTGAGTGTATCCCTGCTGAACTTGCCAAAAAAGTGCGTGACACTTTCCCAGTGCCTGTGATTGGTATCGGTGCGGGCGTGGATTGTGATGGTCAAGTGCTGGTCATGCACGATATGCTTGGGGTATATACCCGTAAACCTGCCAAGTTTGTGAAAAACTTTTTGACCGACGAGCATAACGAAACCAAAGATATCACCGGGGCGTTTAAAGCCTATCATAAAGCGGTCAAAGAACGTACGTTCCCAACGCCAGCGCATAGTTTTTAGTAATCATAAAGGCAAAAAAATGCAAGTATTTCATACCATCAACGCATTACGTGACACCTTAAAACCTTTACGCCATCAAGCGGCTGCGCCAAAGATAGCGCTGGTTCCCACGATGGGTAATTTGCACAGCGGTCACGTGACCCTCGTCAAAAAAGCCAAGGAACTTGCCGATATCGTGGTAGTCAGTGTGTTTGTTAACCCAACCCAATTTGGCGTGGGTGAAGACTTTGATACCTACCCACGCACGCTAGCGGCCGATGTGGCAAAACTTACCGAGGCGGGCGCAAATTTTGTATTTGCCCCAAGCGTGGAAGAAATGTACCCAACCTACCCTAACAACGTGCAAGTGCTGTCAGGTGATATCAGCAAAATCTTGTGTGCCAACACTCGCCCCACCCACTTTGATGGTGTCGGCTTAGTGGTGAGCAAACTGTTTAATATCGTCCAACCTGACATCGCTGTTTTTGGCAAAAAAGACTATCAACAACTTGCGATTATCCGCCAGTTGGTCGCTGAGCTCAATTTCCCGATTGAGATTGTCGGAGTAGATATCGTGCGGGCTTATGACGGGTTGGCATTATCGTCTCGCAATCAATACCTAAGCGAAGCAGAACGTCAACTTGCCCCCACCTTACAAAAAAGCTTGCAACAGCTTGCCAATGAGTTAACAACTGCCAATTTTGCCGATTTTGCCGAGATTATTGCCAGCGCAATCGATAAGTTAAATCGCGTGACGGTAGCTGATTCAGGCTTTAAAGTGGATTATTTGGCAGTTAAAAATCGCTTATTACAGCCGCCGAAGCCCACTGATAAAGACTTGGTAATTTTGACCGCCGCTTTTTTGGGCAAGAAAACACGGCTTTTAGATAACCTAGAGTTTAGTCGGGAGTTAAATCAGGAATTTAGTCCGGAATTGAATCAGCAATTGGGTCAGCAATCGGCTAGCGATTTTAATCAACAACCTATCACCGCATCTGTAAAGGATTAACTATGTCAACGCTGCAAGTTATCATTGTTTCAGGACGTTCAGGCTCGGGTAAGACATCGGTTCTCAATATTATGGAAGACTTTGGCTATTATCCAATTGATAATTTGCCACTCTCGCTAGTCCCTAGCGCCATTGATAAACTTGTACATGACAGCCAAATTTACAAAATCGCTATTGGTATCGATGTACGCTCGCCACAAGCGGACTTATCGCGGTTTGCTGAAGTCTATCATAAGCTGATAGAGACTTATAGCAAACCGGCGATTAAAATACTGTATGTGACTGCCCAAGAAAGCGTCCTCGTGGCACGGTTTGACGCCACGCGCCGTCTGCATCCGTTAATGGCGGTATCGGGTAATCTACCCAATGCCATCAAAAAAGAAATCGATATCTTAGAACCCATTGCTATTCGCGCTGATATCAAGATTGACACAAGCCTTCTTAATATCCACCAACTCAAAGAAGTCATCCGCGATCATTTGGGCGTGGATAATGCGGTAACCGTCAATATTTTATCCTTTGGGTTTAAATACGGGGCACCGATTGATGCTGATTTTATTTTTGATGTGCGTACCCTGCCAAACCCCCATTGGAAGATTGAACTGCGCAACCAGACAGGGCTAGATGATGATGTCAAAGCATTTTTTGATGACTACAGCGAAGTAGATGACATGGCGAATGATATTATCGCTTTTTTTAAAAAATGGTTACCGCCTTTTTTGCACAACAATCGCCATACCGTGACCATCGCTATCGGCTGCACTGGGGGCAAACACCGCTCTGTGTATATCGCAGAGAAATTGGGCGAATCACTGACCCAGTCGCTACCCAAAGAAATGGTAGTACGTATCAAACACCGTGAAAAAAACCGCTGGTAGCACGTTCTGAATCAACTTTGTACCTATGATTGATAACTTTGAGATTGATAAATGATTAATTTTGCTGAAATGGATATGGCGGTTAGCCGTACCGAACTAAAAAAAGCCCATGAACGCCTACAGCGACTGGCTGAGCCGCTTGCCAATTTGTCAAAAAAACAAATGAAGGCACTGCCTGCCAGTGAGTTTTTTTTGGATGACTTGCTGCAGCTTGCCGATATCACCAGCCATGAAGCACGTAAACGCCACATCAAGCGTCTGGGCAAATTGCTGGCTGAAGAAGAACCGCATGCGATTGTCGAATTTTTATTTCGCCATACCTTTAGCCCTGAGCAACAAGCCAAAATTGAAAGTTGGCAAACCCGCCTAAATTTGCAAGATGACAATACTTTAAAACAATTTACCAAAACTTTTTTTGACAGTGAATTCAACACCATCAAGCAGCTACTGATTTGGATTGCCTACGCCGAATACACCCAAGATGATGAATTGATGAATGAGAGTGTGGCTGATTTACACACTTATATCCGCCAAGTGGCGATTTTGTCCAAAGGTAAATAGTTGGACTGACTGCCAGTTTTCTGACCACTTATCCCTATGTGGCTTGGCTAGTGAGTATTGCTTTTTTGGTGAGTTGGGGTTGGCGCGCTAGCCTATGAGTCGATTTTTTACTACCAAAACTATTTTCATCATAAAATAACGTAAAATTGCTTTTATTTTATACAGTGAGCCGCTAAGGTATGCCATCAGCCTTAGCCATCCTGCCCGCAATGAGTCATTTTCACCAGTTACGTCAACACACCCAGTCCAATCCCAACTATCCCAACCAAATTCGCCAGTGGCGCGTGATTGTCATGGCGATTTCGGCATTTATTTTTAATACCACCGAATTTGTGCCAATTGCGCTACTCTCTGACATTGGTTATAGCTTTGCCATGCCGGTAGAAACGGTGGGGCATATGATTACTATCTATGCTTGGATTGTGGCTATTTTGTCGCTCCCTGCCATGCTTGTCACTGCCCGTATCGAACGGCGTAAACTGTTGATAGCATTATTTGTTATCTTTATCGGGGGGCATGCGGTGTCTGTGATGGCAGATAGTTTTGCCATGCTGTTGGTAGGGCGCGCATTGATTGCGCTAGCGCATGCGGTGTTTTGGTCAATTACTGCAAGCCTTGTGGTGCGTATTGCGCCCAAAGATCGTCAAACCAAAGCCTTGGGGCTACTGTCGATGGGTAGTGCGCTGGCGACGGTGCTTGGGCTGCCGTTGGGTCGGATGATTGGGCAGTGGCTTGGTTGGCGGATGACGTTTGGTACGATTGGCGCGGCTGCGCTCTTGGCAATGATTATGGTGTGGTGGATTTTGCCAAAACTGCCGAGCAAAGATGTCGGCTCAGCGGCAAGTTTGCCCAGTATTTTTAATAATATCCCCTTGCTCACTGTCTATACACTCACTGTGCTATGTGTGACGGCACACTTTACGGCGTATAGTTATATTGAGCCTTATATGCTGACGATTAGTCAGTTTAGTCAGCAATTTGCCACCGTGATTTTGCTGAGTTTTGGGGTGGCAGGGTTACTAGCGAGCTGGCTATTTGGGCACTTTTATGACCGTTTTCCACGGGCGTTTTTGATTAGCTCGATGGCAACGCTGCTGTTTTCATTGTTAGCATCCGCTTGGCTGCCCCATGTGCCAACCTTATGGCTTGCCCTAGCCTTGCTGTGGGGCTTGGCAATTACGGCGATTAGCCTTGCTTTGCAGCTGCGCGTATTGCAGCTTGCGCCGAATGCCACTGATGTAGCGATGTCAATTTTTTCAGGAATTTATAACATTGGTATCGGCGGCGGCGCGTTCGTCGGTGGATGGGTGATTGCCAGCCTAGGACTGGCGATGGTGGGTTATGTAGGAGCAGGTATCGCGCTCATTGCCATGGTTTGCCTAATGGTGTATTTGGCGCGCACCCAAAAGTAATCAGACCCCAGAGCTTACTGGTAATTGGGCTTGCGCTTAGACTTACGATTGGGCTTGCTTGCAGGTGACTTTTCCCACTGACAAGTTAACTGATATTCAGCGTTTCTACCAATGCCTGTTTGAGTTTTTCTAGGCGCTCATCCGATAGCGGCTTGTCTTCATGGTCAGTGATAAAGAACATATCTTCGGCGCGCTCACCCAATGTGGTAATGCGGGCAAAATGCACTTCAATATCATGCGCCAAAAACACCTGCCCCACACGCGCAAGCAAGGCTGGCTGGTCAAGGGTTTCCAAAATCATCATATGCTGATTAGATTGCGGGTTAAAACTAAAAGACACTTTGGTGGGCACATGAAAATGCTTAAGCTGTCTAGGCATGCGTCGCTGCGCCACCTCAGGCAGCGTCGGACTAATAAAGGCTTGTTTTAAACGCTCAACGAGCTCAGTTTGGCGCTCGGTATCGGTGAGCAGCGTGCCATGTCTATCAAGCAGTACGTAAGAATCTAGGGCAAAATCTCGCGAGGCGGTGATGACGCGCGCATCGAGCACATCCAAATCCATTTGGTCAAACACGGTCATGGTCACCGCAAATAAATTGGATTGGTCATGGGTGTAGATAAACACTTGCACGGCATCGAGTGCCAACTCGCGATGTTCACGCAAAATAATCAGCGGCTCAGGTTGCGCGCTCTCTGTGCGTTGTTTTTGTACCTCATCATGCGCCATGATGGCTTTGGAATGCCAAACAATATCGCTTGGGACTTCACGCAAAAAATACTCCTCCCCTAGCCCATCCCACAGGCTTTCAATGTCAGCCAAGCCATTATCAGCTGCTAGCAAATCACGGGCGCTTTGCTTGTTACTGGCAATCATGTCTTGGCGGTTCATCGGCGCATCGATATCAGCTCGCAGAATACGGCGGGTTTGGGTATATAGTTGACGCATCAAGGTTGCGCGCCAACTGTTCCAAAGCTGTGGGTTGGTGGCATTCATATCGGCAACGGTGAGCACATACAAATAATTCAAATAAGTCACATTCCCGACTTTATCGGCAAATTCTGCCACAACTTCGGGGTCAGAGATGTCTTTTTTCTGCGCGGTCATCGACATCAATAAATGCTGAGACACCAACCAGCCGACAAGCTCGGCATCGGCTTGGCTTAAACCATGTGACAAGCAAAACTTGATGGCATCTTGCTCGCCAAGTTCACTGTGGTCACCGCCCCGACCTTTGGCAATATCATGGAAAATCGCTGCTAACACTAGCATCTCTTTACGGTCAATACGGCGGTATATACCACTGACAAGGGGATAAGTATCAACATAATTGTCATCGGTAAAGCGGTGCAACATACGTATCAACATCAAAATATGGGCATCTACCGTATAACGGTGGAACAAGTCATATTGCATCAACCCAGTAATTTGACCAAAAGCAGGTAGATAACTACCTAGCACGCCATAACGCTTCATGACTCGCAGTCGCCAAAATAGCAGATTTTGCTCTTTGATATTGTCCATAAACATGGCTTTATTGACGGGATCATTGCGAAAATGCTCATCAATGCCGCGAGCGGCGATTTTCAAAATCCGTAGCGTGCGGGTACGAATATGGCGAATATTTTGCTGACCCATCAACAAAAACATTTCTAAAATCGCAGTCGGATGTTGGGCAAATACCCGGGTATGCGTCACCGCAATGCGATCACCCACCAGTTTGAAGCGCTCATTAATCACCTTTCTCACCGGGCGCTGTTCATCGGGTAAGCGCGCCTCAATCAACGTTTCATAATAATGCTGGGTGAGCATTTCAGACAATGTTGAGTTTGACATGGCATAGCGGTAGTAATCGCGCATAAACTGCTCGACTGCGGCATTGGGATGCGAATTGTCACGGTAACCGATGCGCTCAGCAATTAGGCGCTGATAGTCAAATAAAACACGGTTTTCATTGCGTTTGGCAATTTTGTGCAGATGATGGCGAATCAACCACAAAAAATCTTCCGCTTCTTGCAGCTCATCAAATTCTTTTTCGGTAATAAATTCTTGCTGCACCAGTCCAAACAAGTTTGTCACGCGAAAATAGCGCTTACTAATCCAGCCGACAGTATGAATATCTCGCAAGCCCCCAGGCGCGTTTTTCAGGTCAGGCTCTAGGTTATACTCCGTCGAATTATGTTTAAGATAGCGCTCTTTGGCTTCTGCCATTTTAGCCTCATAAAACTTGGTTTGTGACCAGTTTTTATTGAGTAGCTGCATCGGCAACCCAGCTTGGGCAACGTTGCCCGCCAAAATTCGTGCTTCTAACAAACTTGTTGCTACCGTGATATCATCGTGACAAGCCTTATCGCACTCTTCAACAGAGCGCACCACCAAAGCAGGATCAATCCCAATATCCCAGAGCCTCGCGACGAACGGCGAAATTTTTTGATTCAATGGCTCATCAATCGGGTTTGGACTTAACAGCAATAAATCCACATCCGAAAACGGGTGCAACTCCCCACGCCCATACCCCCCTGTGGCAAACAGCGTCAAATCGGTTTGATCGAGTTCATACAACTCAAATAAAGCCTCCATCATGCTATCAATCGCACAGCAGCGCCCCATGACGACTTGGCGAATCGATGTGCCAGATGCCAGCGCCTTATCCAAGTCTGCTTCCACTGCGGCTAACCAAGCAGGTATGCCAAGATTGGCTTCGCCTTGCAAGCTAAGCTGAGGCAGTGGGGTAAAATACGGTAGTATCGGTGGGCAAGTAAACATAGCAAATCCTAATCAACGCCATTGTTATCAGAGTTAGCAGAGCAATTTTCAGTATTACAAATTTGATGCAAAAAAGCTAGCCGCCGCTTGTAGCGAAAACTTGCGCTTAAAAACTTAGGCTTAAAAGCTCAGCGATAGGAAAATTATTGCTTGTTAATTATTGCTTGTCAAAAGACGCTGACGCTGGCTCGTCATCAATCAGGGTGTTGTTATGGGTGAGATAGGGGCATTTGTCTTTGCGAAAGGCATGGGTCAGCTGTTGTGCGACAAAATTGACGGTTTCTACAGGCTGTTCGCTAGCCGTTTCCCGCAATAGTTTAGAGGGTGCATGGGTTAACGTTTGGGTGAGTTTACGGGTCAGTTCGGTTAATACGGCTTCGGCTGCATGACCATCGGCAAGCTGCTGTAAGGATTGGCTTAAAATCATATCCGCATGGTGTTTGGCTTGCTCACGGTACTGCTGAATATCCTGACCCACTTGACGCACCAAGTATTTGCGCTCAATCGCCACCACGATTTGGCTCACCAATAATTCTGCTTCTACGGCAGCTTGGCGACGCTGTTCAAGGTTGCCTGCAATCACATGTTGTAAGTCATCGATTGAGTATAAATACACGTCATCTAGCTCACTGACGGTAGGGTCAATATCGCGAGGCACGGCCAAATCAATCATTAACATGGGCTGATGACGGCGCTGCTTTAACGCCTGTTTCACCATGGTTTTATCAATCAAGGTATATAGGCTACCGCTACAGCTAGTTACAATATCCGCTTGCGGCAACACATTGGCTAATTGATCAAGCGGGGTAATCTCAATGTGCGGCACAATCGTTTCAAGCTCAGAGGCGAGCAGCGCGGCACGCTCAGGACTACGATTACAGATGATGACTTTGCCGACACCTAAACCTGCGATATTGGTCGCAACCAACCGATTCATCTCACCTGCCGCGACAACAAGCAAAGTGTTGTTGCTAGGTTTTTGAAAAATTTGGGTCACCAATTTGGCGGCGGCAAAGCCTAACGACACCGCTTGTGAGCCTACCCGCGTTTCGTTACGCACTTGTTTGGCGGCAGCAAATACCTGCTGAATCACCCAGCTAAGCTTACTCGATATAGCTTCTTTGGCACGGGATTGGCGCACCGCCTGTTTGATTTGTCCCAAAATCTGCGGCTCACCCAAAATCATCGAGTCTAGCCCAGACGCTACCCGCACCCAATGTAGCAGTGCATGGTTATTTTGATATTGATACAGGTGTGGCGCGATTTTTTGCAGGGGCGTGTTTTTAAAAGCCGCTAGCCATTCAATCACTTGTGACATCGTGCTAGTAAGGGCCTGTCCTTCAGGGGCTAGGGCATAGATTTCAGTGCGGTTGCAGGTCGATAAAATCACCGCGCCTTGGGTGATCGCTTTG from Moraxella osloensis carries:
- the folK gene encoding 2-amino-4-hydroxy-6-hydroxymethyldihydropteridine diphosphokinase — translated: MITCYIGLGGNIANALGTPKQHIANAIAAFYASPHFANVTASSLYQSKAFGVTDQPDFFNAVVKVDTDLAPLALLDFCQSLESAAKRTRLRHWGERSLDVDVLLYSDDTINNARLVVPHEGLFARNFVLIPMLELDPTLMVNGQKLADLPTSQQWQGLEKLTVL
- the panB gene encoding 3-methyl-2-oxobutanoate hydroxymethyltransferase; the protein is MSYVSNLESNPNLTTDSTSAAATTKAKLPVTLSTLNKLKANGETFSCLTCYDASFAAAMQVAAIDTILIGDSLGMVVQGQTSTLPVTIADMVYHTQNVARANSHALILCDLPFMSVATLERALDASTAVMQAGAHVVKIEGGAELAEIVSVLANNGVPTCVHLGLTPQSVNVFGGYKVQGKTDAQAEKLMADCQAVVEAGAAILLLECIPAELAKKVRDTFPVPVIGIGAGVDCDGQVLVMHDMLGVYTRKPAKFVKNFLTDEHNETKDITGAFKAYHKAVKERTFPTPAHSF
- the panC gene encoding pantoate--beta-alanine ligase — encoded protein: MQVFHTINALRDTLKPLRHQAAAPKIALVPTMGNLHSGHVTLVKKAKELADIVVVSVFVNPTQFGVGEDFDTYPRTLAADVAKLTEAGANFVFAPSVEEMYPTYPNNVQVLSGDISKILCANTRPTHFDGVGLVVSKLFNIVQPDIAVFGKKDYQQLAIIRQLVAELNFPIEIVGVDIVRAYDGLALSSRNQYLSEAERQLAPTLQKSLQQLANELTTANFADFAEIIASAIDKLNRVTVADSGFKVDYLAVKNRLLQPPKPTDKDLVILTAAFLGKKTRLLDNLEFSRELNQEFSPELNQQLGQQSASDFNQQPITASVKD
- the rapZ gene encoding RNase adapter RapZ, yielding MSTLQVIIVSGRSGSGKTSVLNIMEDFGYYPIDNLPLSLVPSAIDKLVHDSQIYKIAIGIDVRSPQADLSRFAEVYHKLIETYSKPAIKILYVTAQESVLVARFDATRRLHPLMAVSGNLPNAIKKEIDILEPIAIRADIKIDTSLLNIHQLKEVIRDHLGVDNAVTVNILSFGFKYGAPIDADFIFDVRTLPNPHWKIELRNQTGLDDDVKAFFDDYSEVDDMANDIIAFFKKWLPPFLHNNRHTVTIAIGCTGGKHRSVYIAEKLGESLTQSLPKEMVVRIKHREKNRW
- the yjgA gene encoding ribosome biogenesis factor YjgA; amino-acid sequence: MINFAEMDMAVSRTELKKAHERLQRLAEPLANLSKKQMKALPASEFFLDDLLQLADITSHEARKRHIKRLGKLLAEEEPHAIVEFLFRHTFSPEQQAKIESWQTRLNLQDDNTLKQFTKTFFDSEFNTIKQLLIWIAYAEYTQDDELMNESVADLHTYIRQVAILSKGK
- a CDS encoding sugar transporter, which encodes MPSALAILPAMSHFHQLRQHTQSNPNYPNQIRQWRVIVMAISAFIFNTTEFVPIALLSDIGYSFAMPVETVGHMITIYAWIVAILSLPAMLVTARIERRKLLIALFVIFIGGHAVSVMADSFAMLLVGRALIALAHAVFWSITASLVVRIAPKDRQTKALGLLSMGSALATVLGLPLGRMIGQWLGWRMTFGTIGAAALLAMIMVWWILPKLPSKDVGSAASLPSIFNNIPLLTVYTLTVLCVTAHFTAYSYIEPYMLTISQFSQQFATVILLSFGVAGLLASWLFGHFYDRFPRAFLISSMATLLFSLLASAWLPHVPTLWLALALLWGLAITAISLALQLRVLQLAPNATDVAMSIFSGIYNIGIGGGAFVGGWVIASLGLAMVGYVGAGIALIAMVCLMVYLARTQK
- the glnD gene encoding [protein-PII] uridylyltransferase, whose amino-acid sequence is MFTCPPILPYFTPLPQLSLQGEANLGIPAWLAAVEADLDKALASGTSIRQVVMGRCCAIDSMMEALFELYELDQTDLTLFATGGYGRGELHPFSDVDLLLLSPNPIDEPLNQKISPFVARLWDIGIDPALVVRSVEECDKACHDDITVATSLLEARILAGNVAQAGLPMQLLNKNWSQTKFYEAKMAEAKERYLKHNSTEYNLEPDLKNAPGGLRDIHTVGWISKRYFRVTNLFGLVQQEFITEKEFDELQEAEDFLWLIRHHLHKIAKRNENRVLFDYQRLIAERIGYRDNSHPNAAVEQFMRDYYRYAMSNSTLSEMLTQHYYETLIEARLPDEQRPVRKVINERFKLVGDRIAVTHTRVFAQHPTAILEMFLLMGQQNIRHIRTRTLRILKIAARGIDEHFRNDPVNKAMFMDNIKEQNLLFWRLRVMKRYGVLGSYLPAFGQITGLMQYDLFHRYTVDAHILMLIRMLHRFTDDNYVDTYPLVSGIYRRIDRKEMLVLAAIFHDIAKGRGGDHSELGEQDAIKFCLSHGLSQADAELVGWLVSQHLLMSMTAQKKDISDPEVVAEFADKVGNVTYLNYLYVLTVADMNATNPQLWNSWRATLMRQLYTQTRRILRADIDAPMNRQDMIASNKQSARDLLAADNGLADIESLWDGLGEEYFLREVPSDIVWHSKAIMAHDEVQKQRTESAQPEPLIILREHRELALDAVQVFIYTHDQSNLFAVTMTVFDQMDLDVLDARVITASRDFALDSYVLLDRHGTLLTDTERQTELVERLKQAFISPTLPEVAQRRMPRQLKHFHVPTKVSFSFNPQSNQHMMILETLDQPALLARVGQVFLAHDIEVHFARITTLGERAEDMFFITDHEDKPLSDERLEKLKQALVETLNIS
- the hemA gene encoding glutamyl-tRNA reductase, with translation MQLLVIGLNHKTAPVAMREQLAFAAEDLPIALDSLKAITQGAVILSTCNRTEIYALAPEGQALTSTMSQVIEWLAAFKNTPLQKIAPHLYQYQNNHALLHWVRVASGLDSMILGEPQILGQIKQAVRQSRAKEAISSKLSWVIQQVFAAAKQVRNETRVGSQAVSLGFAAAKLVTQIFQKPSNNTLLVVAAGEMNRLVATNIAGLGVGKVIICNRSPERAALLASELETIVPHIEITPLDQLANVLPQADIVTSCSGSLYTLIDKTMVKQALKQRRHQPMLMIDLAVPRDIDPTVSELDDVYLYSIDDLQHVIAGNLEQRRQAAVEAELLVSQIVVAIERKYLVRQVGQDIQQYREQAKHHADMILSQSLQQLADGHAAEAVLTELTRKLTQTLTHAPSKLLRETASEQPVETVNFVAQQLTHAFRKDKCPYLTHNNTLIDDEPASASFDKQ